The DNA segment TCTGGTAAAGTAGATGGTTTTTGCATAGTATCTAGCGATAGCGATTTTACGCGACTAGCAACTCGACTGCGTGAAGCAGGCATGAAAGTAATAGGTATAGGCGAAAAGAAAACTCCTATCCCTTTTATAACGGCTTGTGATAAATTTATATATTTCGAAATTCTAGAAAAAGAAGATAACAGTACAAATAATGTTACTCCGAAAAAGGCTACTAGCGACAATAATGAAGAAAAAGTACTTGCAAAACCAAAAGAGAGTCTTAGCAAAATTGATAAACGTTTAGTGAGTCTTATACGCAATAGTGTTAACGATCTTGGTGACGAGGATGGTTGGGCATTTCTAGGTGATCTAGGCAACATCATCTTGAAAAAGCAGCCTGATTTTGATCCGCGTAACTACGGATTTTCAAAAATGCTTCCGCTTATAAAAAGCTTAGACAGTTTTATAGTAGATGAAAGAGAAACAGGAAAGGCTAACATTAAGCATGTTTATGTAAAAAACAGGCACTAATAATAGGCATGAAAAAGATTAATGAGGCGCTGCTGCGTAAAGAAAGTACAATAAATAAAGTGCAGTATGACAAAGAGTGGTTTTATGCCATTAAAGATATGGCAGATTATTTGAACGAAGACCTTAAAGGAGTAGATTTTATACACCTACCAATGCTTATAGACGGGATTATTTTTACTGTAAAATGTGCAACTTGGGAGGACATTCAGTGCATTTTACATAAAGAACCATTACAAGACTTTGAAGATAGTAGGCTTAAAAAAATCAATTTGCAAAGTTAACAAATAACCTCATTTTTTTATTGGAATACTATTTGCTAATCATATAATATGGATTTCAATAAAATAATACATAAAGTTACACCAGCTTACCATGACATTAAGAGAAATGTAAACAAATTACACTTTTCGCACCCTGGTATGCCTGCAAGCGAGCTATCTCGATTATACACCAAAAAAATAAGAAATAAATACACATCTGTAGGGGCTATTACAGCACTACCTGGTATAATACCAGGATTAGGTACTGCAACACAAGCTGCCATAGAAGCAGGTTCTATCTCTGCCGATTTAGTACTTATGCTTCGCTGGATGGCTAGCATTTGTTATGGTACATCATTAATTTATGGCAAGGATATAGAAGAAGAATTTGAAGCTGAGTTTGCTACCGTATTAGGTATATGGTCTGGCGTTATTAAAAATGGTCATGGTACTACTATAACCTATAAAAGCAGTGTTATAACTACAGCGCACCTTAATAAGCATTTTAATGATAAGCTAGGTAATCATGTAAATCAGAAAATAGGGCAAAAGCTAGTTGCCAAATATGGAGGTAAACGTGGTGGGGCTACTTTAGGTAAACTCCTCCCTTTTGGTATAGGCGCGGCTGTTGGCGGTACTTTTAACTATGTAACTATGAAAAGTTTTGGTAATGTTGTCGATACTTATTTTAAATCGCATCATATCACTACTACAAACACAAACGTAGATTTACAATAATAGTTTGACTATATACGAGTTGCCATGTCTTTATTTCGTATATTTACCATAAACAGCTACAAATGGTAAAGTTCAATGTAAATGATGAGGTATATATAGCAGGAAAATTTGGTTTAAAAACACCTATATATGTTTGGAAAATAAACCATGAGAAAAATGGTGATATAACGTATACCTGTTCTGCTAGTAAGGGTAGAGACGAAAAAGCATATACTACTAGTCAAATATATTATCTTTCAGAATTGTATTAAGGAGATTATTTGTTTTCTTCTCTTTCCTTATCTAAATCATGTTCGTTCATACGCTTCCAAGCCTTCATTGTAACCACAAAAAGTTCACTCTTTTCGCAGTCCCATATTGAAATATTTTTTTTTGAGACTACATAATGTTGACTCCAG comes from the Flavobacterium arcticum genome and includes:
- a CDS encoding NYN domain-containing protein — encoded protein: MNTIQNLKLAVLIDAENVPYANIKGMFEEITKYGTPTTKRIYTDWTSPRVSNWKKVLLENAITPIQQYSYTKGKNATDSAMIIDAMDILYSGKVDGFCIVSSDSDFTRLATRLREAGMKVIGIGEKKTPIPFITACDKFIYFEILEKEDNSTNNVTPKKATSDNNEEKVLAKPKESLSKIDKRLVSLIRNSVNDLGDEDGWAFLGDLGNIILKKQPDFDPRNYGFSKMLPLIKSLDSFIVDERETGKANIKHVYVKNRH